A window from Sediminispirochaeta bajacaliforniensis DSM 16054 encodes these proteins:
- the murC gene encoding UDP-N-acetylmuramate--L-alanine ligase, translated as MQRISLCGDISGLRFHLVGIKGTGMAALAELLLRRGAVVSGSDKAEHFYTDDVLKRLGIPFFEEFRKENLPKDAAGLIYSAAYDPKEHPEILAACEQGIPVLSYTQALGSISETIPFAGIAGSHGKTTTSALAGVMARAAALPAFVLAGSAVPAFGGGSIFFGGDSFFIAETCEYRRHFLSFYPQWIVLTSVEADHLDYFRDIDDIMSAFVEYALRLSKGGVLIYCHDDEGASEVARRTAAIREDVRLVPYGISAPGDYRMTGRSVRGERNRFTVACVDGEFALRIPGEHIAKDALAAFALIREMGDREAFDTYGMESVRRELEGFSGSKRRSEILGEADGVLFLDDYGHHPTEIRRTLAGFREFYPERRIVIDFMSHTYSRTEALLGQFAEAFTDADEVILHEIYASAREEKGNVDGRSLFERVRQHSSAVRYYDHPLDALEPLSQSLRPGDLFVTMGAGNNWELGKALYNHFLQRSNQR; from the coding sequence ATGCAACGAATATCACTGTGCGGGGATATCTCCGGTCTCAGATTTCATTTGGTCGGCATAAAAGGTACCGGAATGGCCGCTCTCGCCGAATTACTGCTAAGACGGGGCGCCGTTGTTTCCGGTAGCGATAAGGCCGAACACTTTTACACCGATGATGTTCTAAAACGACTTGGAATTCCTTTTTTCGAGGAGTTTCGAAAAGAAAATCTACCCAAAGATGCGGCTGGGCTCATCTACTCCGCGGCCTACGATCCGAAGGAACATCCTGAAATCCTTGCGGCCTGTGAACAAGGCATTCCTGTGCTTTCGTATACTCAAGCGCTCGGCTCAATCAGTGAGACCATACCCTTTGCCGGTATTGCCGGTTCTCACGGAAAAACCACCACATCTGCCCTTGCCGGGGTGATGGCCAGAGCTGCCGCGCTTCCTGCCTTTGTCCTCGCCGGTTCCGCTGTCCCGGCTTTCGGCGGCGGCTCAATTTTTTTTGGTGGTGATTCGTTTTTTATCGCCGAAACCTGTGAATATAGACGTCATTTCCTCAGCTTTTATCCTCAATGGATCGTCCTGACCAGCGTCGAGGCCGATCATCTCGACTATTTCAGGGATATCGATGATATCATGAGCGCTTTTGTTGAATACGCTCTTCGTTTATCGAAGGGTGGCGTACTTATTTATTGTCATGATGACGAAGGGGCCAGTGAGGTTGCCCGAAGGACCGCTGCAATACGGGAGGATGTGCGGTTGGTTCCCTACGGCATATCGGCTCCCGGAGATTACAGGATGACCGGCAGGTCGGTGCGGGGAGAACGAAATCGATTTACCGTCGCCTGTGTCGACGGGGAATTTGCCCTGCGCATTCCCGGAGAACATATAGCCAAAGATGCGCTTGCTGCCTTTGCCTTGATTCGGGAAATGGGTGACAGGGAGGCATTCGATACCTATGGAATGGAATCTGTTCGTCGGGAGCTGGAGGGGTTTTCAGGAAGCAAACGACGCTCGGAAATCCTGGGAGAGGCCGATGGTGTGTTGTTCCTCGATGATTACGGACATCACCCTACGGAGATCAGACGAACACTTGCCGGGTTTCGTGAATTTTATCCGGAGCGGCGTATTGTGATCGATTTTATGAGCCATACCTATTCACGGACCGAGGCCTTACTCGGTCAGTTTGCCGAAGCGTTTACGGATGCCGATGAGGTCATACTTCATGAAATCTACGCATCCGCCCGTGAGGAGAAGGGAAATGTCGACGGAAGGAGCCTCTTCGAACGGGTGAGACAACACTCCTCAGCGGTACGCTACTACGATCATCCTCTCGATGCCCTTGAACCTTTGTCTCAAAGCTTGCGGCCGGGGGATTTATTTGTAACGATGGGAGCCGGAAACAATTGGGAGCTGGGAAAGGCCCTGTATAACCATTTTCTTCAAAGGAGTAATCAGCGATGA
- a CDS encoding YicC/YloC family endoribonuclease has translation MKSMTGYGFSEFSDDALQLSVELKSWNNRYLDISVNLPPFLSPLESDFRDRIKARAERGKIEFSVRLKELQEEIEVIPDLKVAESYMGALRTLADTLGESSSSLFPLLLNMDGVLKSVKNRDIERYRRVIIPLLDEILESFEHSRASEGTATKAHILSNLERVKDGLAVVRSGAAALEKKLYAALLERFKQLTDGTFDENRILSEVAVLLMKYGVAEEINRLDTHIAHFEAIAEQENAVGKKLDFLCQEMNREVNTIGSKNTIAEIGHAVVEMKEAIENIREQLRNVE, from the coding sequence ATGAAAAGCATGACCGGCTATGGTTTTTCCGAGTTCAGCGACGATGCCTTGCAGCTTAGCGTTGAACTTAAATCCTGGAACAACAGATATCTTGATATTTCCGTCAACCTTCCTCCTTTCCTTTCTCCCCTTGAAAGCGACTTTCGCGATAGGATCAAGGCAAGGGCCGAACGGGGAAAGATTGAATTCTCTGTCCGTCTCAAAGAACTTCAAGAAGAAATCGAGGTCATTCCCGATCTCAAGGTTGCCGAGAGTTACATGGGAGCCTTGCGAACCCTTGCCGATACGCTTGGGGAGTCTTCGTCTTCTTTGTTTCCTCTTTTGCTCAATATGGATGGTGTCCTGAAGTCGGTGAAGAATCGGGATATTGAGCGCTACCGTCGTGTTATTATTCCCCTATTAGATGAGATCCTCGAATCTTTCGAACATTCCAGAGCGAGTGAGGGAACGGCGACAAAGGCCCATATCCTTTCCAATCTTGAGCGGGTGAAAGACGGACTGGCCGTAGTCAGATCCGGTGCAGCGGCGCTTGAAAAAAAGCTCTACGCTGCACTCCTTGAGCGATTCAAACAGCTTACCGACGGTACCTTTGATGAAAACAGAATATTGTCGGAGGTTGCTGTTCTTTTGATGAAATATGGTGTGGCCGAAGAGATCAATAGGCTCGATACGCACATTGCCCATTTTGAAGCCATTGCAGAGCAAGAGAACGCGGTGGGAAAAAAACTCGATTTTCTCTGTCAGGAGATGAACAGAGAGGTGAATACCATCGGCTCAAAGAATACAATAGCGGAAATTGGTCATGCCGTAGTAGAGATGAAAGAGGCTATTGAAAATATCAGGGAGCAGTTACGAAATGTTGAATAG
- the miaA gene encoding tRNA (adenosine(37)-N6)-dimethylallyltransferase MiaA → MSPGGVVSISTDAIPLVFLFGPTGVGKTDLLASAFSRGFEVISADSMQVYRRFSIGTAKPDTDLLARLPHHLIDIIDPNLPFSAGDFVRLADEAALKILKNGHIPLMSGGTAFYFRSFMFGLPQLPPADPKIRDELDQECAEKGHEVLYCELKRVDPERASQLHPHDVVRIQRSLEVFRITGRPHSSFAPSMDPRKEYRFLCLGLRRDRQELYARINQRVDLMFDDGLENEVAQLIAAGFNAETPAMKGIGYREFFTDPGNERESIKRNSRRYAKRQITFFASLPDVRWFHPDERSRIEECVRNFLFAEKLPIV, encoded by the coding sequence ATATCGCCTGGAGGAGTAGTTTCTATCTCGACCGATGCCATTCCTCTGGTTTTCCTTTTCGGGCCTACAGGGGTAGGAAAGACGGATTTGCTTGCCTCTGCCTTTTCCCGCGGTTTTGAAGTAATCAGTGCAGATTCAATGCAGGTGTATCGTCGTTTTTCAATCGGGACGGCGAAACCTGATACGGATCTGCTTGCCAGACTTCCCCATCACTTAATCGATATCATTGATCCCAATCTTCCCTTTAGCGCCGGTGATTTTGTCCGTCTCGCCGATGAGGCCGCTTTAAAGATCCTGAAAAATGGACATATCCCCCTTATGAGCGGGGGAACGGCCTTCTATTTCCGAAGTTTCATGTTCGGTTTGCCCCAGTTACCGCCTGCAGATCCTAAGATTCGCGATGAGCTGGATCAAGAGTGTGCGGAAAAGGGGCATGAGGTGCTCTATTGTGAGCTGAAGCGTGTCGACCCTGAGCGGGCATCTCAGCTTCATCCCCATGATGTTGTCCGTATCCAACGTTCTTTGGAAGTCTTTCGCATTACGGGTAGGCCCCACTCTTCTTTTGCCCCCTCTATGGATCCCAGGAAGGAATATCGCTTCCTTTGCCTCGGATTACGGCGTGATCGGCAGGAACTTTATGCAAGAATCAATCAGCGTGTCGATCTCATGTTTGATGATGGTCTTGAAAACGAGGTTGCACAGCTTATCGCCGCCGGCTTCAATGCCGAGACCCCGGCAATGAAAGGGATCGGATATCGAGAGTTTTTTACCGATCCGGGAAATGAACGGGAGAGTATCAAACGAAACAGCCGAAGATATGCGAAACGGCAGATCACATTTTTCGCTTCCCTTCCTGATGTCCGGTGGTTTCATCCCGATGAACGATCAAGAATTGAAGAGTGTGTAAGAAATTTTCTCTTTGCCGAAAAATTGCCGATAGTATAA
- a CDS encoding DNA-directed RNA polymerase subunit omega, which yields MPFPLDKLISHQGNVYELTSAAIKRARQITMTGDENLEREHEKVVTYAMGQILEEKVKYRLEE from the coding sequence ATGCCATTTCCCCTTGATAAACTTATTAGCCATCAAGGCAATGTATATGAGCTTACGTCCGCAGCTATTAAAAGGGCGCGACAGATTACCATGACCGGTGATGAAAATCTCGAGAGGGAACACGAGAAGGTTGTTACCTACGCCATGGGGCAGATTCTTGAAGAAAAGGTGAAATATCGCCTGGAGGAGTAG
- the cmk gene encoding (d)CMP kinase codes for MLNSSDSHLSFPRGSGIAVSGKSGCGNSTVSALCAEKLGLRLVNFTFRQLAEERGVAFAELCRLAETDFDIDRELDRRQVEMAKESPSVLGSRLAIWMFDSAHLKVYLYASLPVRAERILRREGGSLDEKMEETYQRDQRDHDRYLKIYGIDNDDYTFADMVINVEELLPEDIAEMIVGRALQTLA; via the coding sequence ATGTTGAATAGCAGTGATTCCCATCTTTCTTTTCCAAGAGGATCAGGTATTGCCGTCTCGGGAAAAAGTGGATGCGGTAACAGTACCGTCAGTGCCCTTTGTGCGGAGAAATTGGGTCTCCGGTTGGTGAATTTTACCTTTCGGCAGCTTGCCGAGGAGCGGGGCGTGGCCTTTGCCGAGCTTTGCAGACTGGCGGAGACGGATTTTGATATTGATCGGGAACTTGACAGACGTCAGGTTGAGATGGCGAAAGAGAGCCCTTCGGTATTAGGGTCAAGACTTGCCATCTGGATGTTTGATTCCGCGCATTTGAAGGTTTACCTTTATGCTTCCTTGCCGGTTCGGGCCGAAAGAATTCTGCGTCGTGAGGGCGGAAGTCTGGACGAAAAGATGGAAGAGACCTATCAGCGCGATCAACGGGATCATGATCGCTACCTGAAAATTTACGGTATCGACAACGACGATTATACTTTTGCCGATATGGTGATCAATGTTGAAGAACTTCTGCCTGAAGATATAGCCGAGATGATTGTCGGGCGTGCTTTACAGACTCTTGCATGA